From a single Myxocyprinus asiaticus isolate MX2 ecotype Aquarium Trade chromosome 47, UBuf_Myxa_2, whole genome shotgun sequence genomic region:
- the LOC127436658 gene encoding cyclin-dependent kinase 17-like: protein MERMKRFKRRLSLTLRGSQTIDESLSELAEQMTIEENSSKDSEPIVRNGRPPSSHSMHSFLHQYTGSFKKPPLRRPHSVIGGSLGSFMAMPRNGSRLDIVHENLKMGSDGESDQASGTSSDEIQSPTGVCLRTRTHRRISMEDLNKRLSLPADIRIPDGYLEKLQLSSPPFDQPLSRRSRRASLSEIGFGKLETYIKLDKLGEGTYATVFKGRSKLTDNLVALKEIRLEHEEGAPCTAIREVSLLKDLKHANIVTLHDIVHTDKSLTLVFEYLDKDLKQYMDDCGNIMSMHNVKIFLFQILRGLAYCHGRKVLHRDLKPQNLLINERGELKLADFGLARAKSVPTKTYSNEVVTLWYRPPDVLLGSSEYSTQIDMWGVGCIFYEMAAGRPLFPGSTVEDELHLIFRLLGTPTEDNWPDISSIEEFKSYNFPKYKPQPFINHAPRLDTEGIELLLSFLRYESKKRISADESMKHSYFKSLGMRVHTLPENISIFTLKEVQLQRDPGYRNSSYPETGNGKNRRQSMLF, encoded by the exons ATGGAGAGGATGAAGAGGTTTAAGAGACGTTTGTCGCTCACCCTGCGTGGTAGTCAGACAATCGATGAGTCGCTCTCTGAGCTGGCGGAACAGATGACCATCGAGGAGAACAGCAGCAAGGACAGCG AGCCCATCGTGAGGAATGGACGGCCACCCTCTTCCCACAGCATGCACTCGTTCTTGCACCAGTACACAGGCTCCTTTAAGAAGCCACCTCTGCGTCGGCCACACAGTGTCATCGGGGGCAGCCTAGGGTCCTTCATGGCAATGCCCCGAAATGGCAGTCGTCTCG ACATTGTTCATGAGAATCTGAAGATGGGTTCTGATGGAGAGAGCGATCAGGCCTCAGGGACGTCCTCTGATGAAATTCAGTCACCCACTGGTGTGTGTCTCCGCACCAGAACACACCGCCGCATATCCATGGAG GACCTGAATAAACGCCTGTCTTTGCCTGCTGATATTAGGATTCCTGATGGTTACCTGGAAAAGCTTCAGTTGAGCAGCCCACCGTTTGACCAACCCCTCAGCCGACGATCACGCAGAGCCTCGctg TCAGAAATCGGGTTTGGGAAACTGGAGACCTACATCAAACTGGACAAGTTGGGAGAG GGGACGTATGCCACCGTCTTCAAGGGGCGGAGCAAACTGACTGACAACCTCGTAGCTCTGAAAGAAATCAGATTGGAGCACGAGGAGGGAGCGCCATGCACGGCTATTAGAGAGG TATCATTACTGAAGGATTTAAAGCACGCCAACATCGTCACGCTTCATGACATCGTCCACACGGACAAATCCCTAACTCTCGTTTTTGAGTACCTG GATAAAGATCTGAAGCAGTACATGGATGACTGTGGGAACATCATGAGTATGCACAATGTTAAG ATTTTCCTGTTCCAGATCTTGCGAGGGCTGGCGTACTGCCACGGACGGAAGGTTTTGCACAGGGACCTGAAACCACAGAACCTGCTCATCAACGAGAGAGGAGAACTCAAACTGGCTGATTTTG GTCTGGCGCGAGCCAAGTCTGTCCCCACTAAGACGTACTCTAACGAAGTGGTGACCTTATGGTACAGACCTCCTGATGTACTCCTGGGTTCCTCAGAGTACTCCACACAGATTGACATGTG GGGTGTTGGATGTATATTTTATGAAATGGCTGCAGGTCGGCCGCTGTTCCCCGGATCCACCGTTGAAGACGAGCTGCATCTAATCTTCAGATTACTGG GTACGCCTACAGAGGACAACTGGCCTGATATCTCATCCATCGAAGAGTTCAAATCCTACAACTTCCCCAAATATAAGCCTCAGCCCTTCATCAATCACGCACCCAG GTTGGATACAGAAGGAATAGAGCTGTTGTTGTCCTTTTTAAGG TATGAGTCCAAGAAGAGAATCTCTGCAGATGAATCGATGAAACACTCCTACTTCAAGAGTCTGGGCATGCGTGTGCACACACTGCCAGAAA ACATATCCATATTTACACTGAAGGAAGTACAGCTTCAGAGGGACCCTGGTTACCGGAACTCCTCGTACCCAGAGACAG GAAACGGCAAGAACAGAAGGCAGAGCATGCTGTTTTAA